A genome region from Microbacterium sp. CGR2 includes the following:
- a CDS encoding phosphotriesterase produces the protein MPVVRTVRGDIAPAELGRVDYHEHLFQVSPLLPGDELDDETASGEEAGLLRASGFETMVDATPFGLARDPAALARISGATGLRIVATTGRHREAHYGAEHPMQVWTVERLTAMFVADITRGMPALDAAVFETPDVPLAVAPDGRPVRAGMLKGGVDYWRISPFERTTLLAVAAAHRATGAPVMVHLEFCTAAHEVLDLLAAEGVASDRVVLAHADRDPDPGLHVSLAERGAYLGYDGFARQRTRSDAELLALTAAVVERGAGDRVVLGGDVARRSRYVAYGGMPGLAYLGERYLPRLRAAVGDEAVDRMLAANPARLLTLSA, from the coding sequence ATGCCCGTCGTCCGGACGGTGCGGGGCGACATCGCTCCCGCCGAACTCGGTCGCGTCGACTATCACGAGCACCTCTTCCAGGTGTCGCCGCTGTTGCCGGGAGACGAGCTCGACGACGAGACCGCGTCGGGCGAGGAAGCGGGACTGCTGCGGGCGAGCGGGTTCGAGACGATGGTGGATGCCACGCCGTTCGGCCTCGCCCGCGACCCGGCGGCGCTGGCACGGATCAGCGGGGCGACCGGTCTGCGGATCGTCGCGACGACCGGTCGTCACCGCGAAGCGCACTACGGCGCCGAGCATCCGATGCAGGTCTGGACGGTCGAGCGCCTGACGGCGATGTTCGTCGCCGACATCACCCGCGGCATGCCCGCCCTCGACGCGGCCGTGTTCGAGACTCCCGATGTGCCCCTCGCCGTCGCACCAGACGGACGCCCCGTGCGCGCCGGGATGCTCAAGGGCGGCGTCGATTACTGGCGTATCAGTCCGTTCGAACGCACCACTCTCCTCGCTGTCGCCGCCGCGCATCGCGCGACCGGCGCGCCCGTGATGGTGCATCTGGAGTTCTGCACCGCCGCGCACGAGGTGCTCGACCTGCTCGCGGCCGAGGGCGTGGCATCCGATCGTGTCGTTCTCGCCCACGCCGACCGCGACCCCGACCCTGGGCTGCACGTCTCTCTCGCCGAACGGGGCGCCTACCTCGGCTACGACGGCTTCGCACGCCAGCGCACCCGCTCGGATGCCGAGCTGCTCGCGTTGACGGCCGCCGTCGTCGAGCGGGGCGCCGGCGACCGCGTCGTGCTGGGCGGCGATGTCGCTCGGCGCTCTCGCTACGTCGCGTACGGCGGGATGCCCGGACTGGCGTACCTCGGCGAACGGTACCTCCCCCGGCTCCGAGCCGCGGTCGGCGACGAGGCGGTCGACCGGATGCTGGCCGCCAACCCCGCGCGCCTGCTCACCCTCTCGGCCTGA
- a CDS encoding sugar phosphate isomerase/epimerase — MPSRGGDGAAHPPGEVSMNIGCHGLVWTGDFDADGIRLAVEQTKKAGFDLIEFPLMDPFAFDVAAAKDALAEHGLDVSASLGLSEKTDVTSSDPAIVAAGEALLIKAVDVLAELGGRHFCGVIYSAMQKYMAPATPEGLASSRRAIARVADHAAERGVSVSLEVVNRYETNVLNTARQALSYLAEIDRPNLGIHLDTYHMNIEESDMFAPVLDAAPALRYVHIGESHRGYLGTGTVDFDTFFKALGRIGYDGPIVFESFSSAVVAPDLSRMLGIWRNLWTDNDELGAHASAYIRDKLVAVESIRLH; from the coding sequence GTGCCAAGTCGCGGAGGCGATGGTGCCGCACACCCGCCCGGAGAGGTCTCGATGAACATCGGCTGCCATGGACTCGTCTGGACCGGAGACTTCGATGCCGACGGCATCCGTCTCGCTGTCGAGCAGACCAAGAAGGCGGGATTCGACCTCATCGAGTTCCCGCTGATGGACCCGTTCGCGTTCGACGTGGCCGCCGCGAAAGACGCTCTCGCCGAACACGGTCTGGACGTCAGCGCCTCGCTCGGACTGTCGGAGAAGACCGATGTCACCAGTTCCGACCCCGCGATCGTGGCAGCGGGGGAGGCGCTGCTGATCAAGGCGGTTGACGTGCTGGCCGAACTCGGTGGGCGCCACTTCTGCGGCGTGATCTACAGCGCCATGCAGAAGTACATGGCCCCCGCCACCCCGGAGGGCCTCGCGAGCAGTCGTCGGGCCATCGCGCGAGTCGCCGACCACGCCGCTGAGCGCGGGGTGTCGGTGTCGCTCGAGGTGGTGAACCGCTACGAGACGAACGTGCTGAACACCGCTCGCCAAGCGCTCTCCTACCTCGCCGAGATCGACCGGCCGAACCTCGGCATCCACCTGGACACGTACCACATGAACATAGAGGAGTCGGATATGTTCGCGCCGGTTCTGGATGCGGCGCCGGCGCTGCGTTACGTCCACATCGGCGAGAGTCATCGGGGGTACCTCGGCACGGGCACCGTCGACTTCGACACGTTCTTCAAGGCGCTCGGCCGGATCGGCTACGACGGGCCCATCGTCTTCGAATCGTTCTCCTCCGCCGTGGTCGCTCCCGATCTCAGTCGGATGCTCGGGATCTGGCGGAATCTCTGGACCGACAACGACGAACTCGGTGCACACGCCAGTGCCTACATCCGGGACAAGCTCGTGGCGGTCGAGAGCATCCGGCTTCACTGA
- a CDS encoding ABC transporter permease: MSTPQQPGSSTTTIIQTAVNENTDKRDIGAFLKRQVQQSLAFGTLIVLVIFFSIASPNFFTFSNIATVLLSTAVIGILALGTTFVIITGGIDLSIGTGMALCAVMTGVFVTNMGLPVWVGVIGGILTGVLMGLVNGVNITFLRLPPFIATLAMMMIAGGLALVISNVSPIYFSTSAPDFKKIALGVIIPGIPNAVLITALLAVVAWLVLSKTLLGRYTFAIGSNEEATRLSGVNTRRWTILIYMFAGAFTGIAGIVIAARLDSAQPQIGMGYELQAIAAVIIGGTSLLGGRGSILGTVIGALIMSVLVNGLRIMSIQPEWQNIVVGVVVLLAVFLDSLRNRQRT; the protein is encoded by the coding sequence ATGAGCACCCCGCAGCAGCCCGGATCGTCGACGACGACGATCATCCAGACCGCGGTGAACGAGAACACCGACAAGCGCGACATCGGGGCGTTCCTGAAGCGCCAGGTCCAGCAGTCGCTGGCGTTCGGCACCCTCATCGTCCTGGTGATCTTCTTCTCGATCGCCAGCCCGAACTTCTTCACCTTCAGCAACATCGCCACCGTGCTGCTGTCGACCGCGGTGATCGGCATCCTCGCACTCGGCACCACTTTCGTCATCATCACCGGCGGCATCGACCTCTCGATCGGTACCGGTATGGCGCTCTGCGCGGTGATGACCGGTGTCTTCGTGACCAACATGGGGCTTCCGGTGTGGGTCGGTGTGATCGGCGGCATCCTCACCGGTGTGCTGATGGGACTCGTCAACGGCGTGAACATCACGTTCCTCCGGCTTCCCCCGTTCATCGCCACGCTCGCGATGATGATGATCGCCGGCGGTCTCGCCCTCGTGATCTCGAACGTCTCGCCGATCTACTTCTCGACATCGGCCCCCGACTTCAAGAAGATCGCCCTCGGGGTCATCATCCCCGGCATCCCGAACGCCGTGCTGATCACCGCACTCCTCGCAGTCGTCGCCTGGCTGGTGCTGTCGAAGACGCTGCTCGGGCGCTACACGTTCGCGATCGGCTCCAACGAAGAGGCCACGCGCCTCTCCGGCGTGAACACGCGCCGCTGGACGATCCTCATCTACATGTTCGCCGGAGCTTTCACCGGCATCGCCGGCATCGTGATCGCCGCCCGCCTCGACTCGGCCCAGCCCCAGATCGGCATGGGCTACGAACTGCAGGCGATCGCCGCCGTCATCATCGGCGGAACCTCGCTGCTGGGCGGCCGAGGATCCATCCTCGGCACCGTCATCGGTGCCCTGATCATGAGCGTGCTCGTCAACGGTCTGCGCATCATGTCGATCCAGCCCGAGTGGCAGAACATCGTCGTCGGCGTCGTCGTGCTGCTCGCGGTCTTCCTCGACTCGCTGCGCAACCGCCAGCGCACCTGA
- a CDS encoding sugar ABC transporter ATP-binding protein yields the protein MSDPILTVEGISKGFPGVQALKDVHLEVRAGEVLVLVGENGAGKSTLMKILSGIYTKDEGTIRFEGREVELTSPLQAQELGVTIIHQELNLMPDLTVAQNIYVGREPTSGPFLSERKLNAQTAELLQRLDIRLDPRQLVGELTVAEQQMVEIAKALSFNAKVLIMDEPTSALTDTEVETLFVLIEQLKARGTGIVYISHRMDELRRLADRVTVLRDGAYIGSLDRADATIPKIIEMMVGRVIDEGTRPQAREHLNDPIVLDVQGLTTKNLLKDVSFQLHKGEILGFAGLMGAGRTETARAVIGADHSDGGTIAIAGKTVRIGQPADAVKHGVGYLSEDRKLLGLMLEQDVTFNTVLASLGSYANGIGWMGDAKAKNRTKEYVQQLRVKTPSVNQVVKLLSGGNQQKVVIARWLMRDCDILIFDEPTRGIDVGAKEEIYRLMQQLADQGKSIIVISSELPEILRVANRIAVFANGRITGTLRNEEASQEKIMQLAAHGEED from the coding sequence ATGAGCGACCCCATCCTCACAGTGGAGGGCATCAGCAAGGGGTTCCCCGGTGTGCAGGCGCTCAAGGACGTACACCTCGAAGTGCGTGCCGGAGAAGTGCTCGTCCTCGTCGGGGAGAACGGCGCCGGCAAGTCGACGCTGATGAAGATCCTCTCCGGGATCTACACCAAAGACGAGGGCACCATCCGGTTCGAAGGTCGCGAGGTCGAGCTCACCAGCCCTCTCCAGGCGCAGGAGCTCGGTGTCACGATCATCCATCAGGAGCTCAACCTGATGCCCGACCTGACGGTCGCGCAGAACATCTACGTGGGTCGTGAACCCACATCCGGCCCGTTCCTGTCCGAGCGCAAGCTGAACGCGCAGACCGCCGAACTCCTCCAGCGCCTCGACATCCGGCTCGACCCGCGCCAGCTCGTCGGCGAGCTCACCGTGGCTGAGCAGCAGATGGTCGAGATCGCCAAGGCGCTGTCGTTCAACGCCAAGGTCCTCATCATGGACGAACCGACATCGGCACTCACCGACACCGAGGTCGAGACGCTGTTCGTGCTCATCGAGCAGCTGAAGGCGCGGGGCACCGGCATCGTCTACATCTCCCACCGGATGGACGAACTCCGCCGACTCGCTGATCGCGTGACAGTGCTCCGAGACGGCGCATACATCGGATCACTCGACCGGGCCGACGCGACCATCCCGAAGATCATCGAGATGATGGTCGGCCGTGTGATCGACGAGGGCACGCGGCCGCAGGCGCGCGAGCACCTGAACGATCCGATCGTCCTGGACGTGCAGGGGCTGACCACGAAGAACCTGCTCAAAGACGTGTCGTTCCAGCTGCACAAGGGCGAGATCCTCGGCTTCGCCGGGCTCATGGGCGCCGGACGCACCGAGACCGCGCGAGCCGTCATCGGGGCGGACCACAGCGACGGCGGAACGATCGCGATCGCCGGCAAGACCGTGCGCATCGGCCAACCAGCGGATGCCGTGAAGCACGGGGTCGGCTACCTCTCGGAAGACCGCAAGCTCCTGGGGCTCATGCTCGAACAGGACGTGACCTTCAATACCGTTCTCGCCTCTCTCGGGTCGTACGCCAACGGCATCGGCTGGATGGGCGACGCCAAGGCGAAGAACCGCACCAAGGAGTACGTGCAGCAGCTGCGGGTCAAGACGCCCTCCGTCAATCAGGTCGTGAAGCTGCTCTCCGGAGGCAACCAGCAGAAGGTCGTCATCGCCCGGTGGCTGATGCGCGACTGCGACATCCTCATCTTCGACGAGCCGACCCGAGGGATCGACGTCGGAGCTAAGGAGGAGATCTACCGCCTCATGCAGCAGCTCGCTGATCAGGGGAAGTCCATCATCGTCATCTCATCCGAGCTGCCGGAGATCCTCCGTGTCGCGAACCGCATCGCGGTCTTCGCGAACGGTCGTATCACCGGCACGCTCCGCAACGAGGAAGCCAGCCAGGAGAAGATCATGCAACTCGCAGCCCACGGGGAGGAAGACTGA
- a CDS encoding ABC transporter substrate-binding protein, producing the protein MKYGKKTAFAALVAASALVFAGCAGGGDVIEEGGSGGDSGSGDGEMYIALVSKGFQHQFWQAVKTGAEQKADELGVKITFEGPAAETEIAQQLEMLTTAIDKNPDAIAYAALDPEACVAPLEQAKSKDIPVVYFDAPCNGDVGLSLSATDSKVAGALAAEHMAELIGGEGEVAIVGHSNINSTGVERRDGFVEKMEADFPDVEIVDIQYGDGDHLKSADIAKTLLAAHPDLKGIYGTNEGSAIGVVNAVNELGLEKGKITIVGFDSGAAQINAIKDGTMAGAITQDPIGIGEQVVQAAYDAANGDDVDEFYDTGSYWYDKDNIEDEEIAAVLYE; encoded by the coding sequence ATGAAATACGGCAAGAAGACCGCATTTGCGGCACTCGTGGCCGCTTCCGCGTTGGTGTTCGCCGGCTGTGCCGGCGGCGGCGACGTGATCGAAGAAGGCGGCAGCGGCGGTGACAGCGGCAGCGGCGACGGCGAGATGTACATCGCTCTCGTCTCGAAGGGCTTCCAGCACCAGTTCTGGCAGGCCGTGAAGACGGGCGCGGAGCAGAAGGCCGACGAGCTCGGCGTCAAGATCACGTTCGAAGGCCCCGCGGCGGAGACCGAGATCGCGCAGCAGCTCGAGATGCTCACCACCGCCATCGACAAGAACCCGGATGCCATCGCCTACGCGGCCCTGGACCCCGAGGCGTGCGTGGCGCCCCTCGAGCAGGCCAAGTCGAAGGACATCCCCGTGGTGTACTTCGATGCGCCGTGCAACGGTGACGTCGGACTCAGCCTGTCGGCGACCGACAGCAAGGTCGCGGGTGCGCTCGCCGCCGAGCACATGGCCGAGCTGATCGGCGGCGAGGGCGAGGTCGCGATCGTCGGTCACTCGAACATCAACTCGACCGGTGTCGAGCGTCGTGACGGGTTCGTCGAGAAGATGGAAGCCGACTTCCCCGACGTCGAGATCGTCGACATCCAGTACGGCGACGGCGACCACCTGAAGTCGGCCGACATCGCCAAGACGCTGCTCGCCGCGCACCCGGACCTCAAGGGGATCTACGGCACCAACGAAGGCTCCGCCATCGGCGTCGTCAACGCGGTGAACGAGCTGGGCCTCGAGAAGGGCAAGATCACGATCGTCGGCTTCGACTCCGGCGCCGCGCAGATCAACGCCATCAAGGACGGCACCATGGCCGGCGCCATCACGCAGGACCCGATCGGCATCGGCGAACAGGTCGTCCAGGCGGCTTATGATGCGGCCAACGGCGACGATGTCGACGAGTTCTACGACACCGGCTCCTACTGGTACGACAAGGACAACATCGAAGACGAAGAGATCGCCGCAGTCCTCTACGAGTGA